In a single window of the Candidatus Zixiibacteriota bacterium genome:
- a CDS encoding amidohydrolase family protein, whose product MKDGFKVIDADRHVLEPSDLYQRYLPERFRHRVRLAGPNQTVREVDGKPVSDSALRPGRVMQDYGYIFSGSRSWRETFADAYASKFDPASNVRDMDREGVDAAVLFPTIGLYIMWRDDIDPELSAAICRAYNTWLAEYCDYDRKRLYGVMLIPLQDPARAVAELKYAREKLGLVGIFWRPNKFCGRTFTSPDYYPIYETASDLGVTICVHEGARTVLPQAGSDRYSEFGRHVACHPLEQMLACLNFCADGVLEKFPRLKVAYLESGCGWVPFWLERMDEHWEHESHGSARTTKEKPSYYFKRQCRVSCEAGEELAPVFVEHVGDDYLMIATDYPHSDCVGKFPDKTVGALSGNDKLSSEARRKILWDNPTQMYGLGA is encoded by the coding sequence ATGAAAGACGGATTCAAGGTGATCGACGCGGACCGACACGTGCTGGAGCCGTCCGATCTCTATCAGCGATATCTACCCGAGCGGTTCAGGCACCGCGTGCGCCTCGCGGGGCCAAACCAGACGGTGCGCGAGGTGGACGGCAAGCCGGTCTCGGACTCCGCGCTCCGGCCCGGGCGCGTGATGCAGGACTACGGCTACATCTTTTCCGGGTCCAGGAGCTGGCGCGAGACCTTCGCCGATGCCTACGCCAGCAAGTTCGACCCGGCCTCCAACGTGCGCGACATGGACCGGGAGGGGGTCGACGCGGCGGTTCTTTTTCCGACGATCGGGCTCTACATCATGTGGCGCGACGACATCGACCCCGAGCTCAGCGCCGCGATCTGCCGTGCCTACAACACCTGGCTGGCGGAGTATTGCGACTACGACCGAAAGCGGCTCTACGGCGTCATGCTGATCCCGCTTCAGGACCCCGCGCGGGCGGTCGCGGAGCTGAAGTACGCGCGCGAGAAGCTCGGCCTGGTAGGGATCTTCTGGCGCCCGAACAAGTTCTGCGGCCGCACCTTCACCAGCCCGGACTATTACCCGATCTACGAGACCGCTTCCGATCTCGGCGTGACGATCTGCGTGCACGAGGGCGCGCGCACGGTCCTGCCCCAGGCCGGCTCCGACCGCTACAGCGAGTTCGGCCGCCACGTTGCCTGCCATCCCCTGGAGCAGATGCTCGCGTGCCTGAATTTCTGTGCCGACGGGGTGCTCGAGAAGTTTCCCAGGCTCAAGGTCGCCTACCTCGAATCCGGGTGCGGCTGGGTGCCGTTCTGGCTGGAGCGGATGGACGAGCACTGGGAGCACGAGTCCCACGGGTCTGCCCGGACCACGAAGGAAAAGCCGAGCTATTACTTCAAGCGCCAGTGCCGGGTGAGCTGCGAGGCGGGCGAGGAGCTGGCGCCGGTGTTCGTCGAGCACGTCGGCGACGACTACCTGATGATCGCCACCGACTACCCGCACAGCGATTGCGTGGGCAAGTTTCCGGACAAGACCGTTGGAGCGCTCAGCGGCAACGACAAGCTCTCCAGCGAGGCCCGGCGCAAGATCCTGTGGGACAATCCGACGCAAATGTACGGTCTCGGAGCCTGA
- a CDS encoding DUF1614 domain-containing protein, which produces MIYPGCLALALVLLLLLLVPFFFAQFMLAALTKLGLSPGAALAILLGVILGSGVNIPIKRFHRDEEILVDPFVMFGFSRLFSLPLRRRRYMTLAVNVGGCVIPSLLAIYECLLVAQRGAGDLTILAAVTLADVAVCYSLARPVPRLGITIPALLPPLVAASLSLVLIPDFAPPVAFVAGVLGPLIGADLMHLKEIVRIAPVTASIGGAGTFDGIILSGLAAALLA; this is translated from the coding sequence ATGATCTATCCCGGATGCCTGGCGCTGGCCCTGGTTCTCCTCCTGCTGCTCCTCGTCCCGTTTTTCTTCGCGCAGTTCATGCTCGCCGCGCTGACCAAGCTCGGGCTCAGCCCGGGAGCAGCCCTGGCCATTCTGCTCGGGGTCATCCTCGGGAGCGGCGTCAACATTCCGATCAAACGCTTCCACCGGGACGAAGAGATCCTCGTCGACCCGTTCGTGATGTTCGGGTTCAGCCGACTCTTCTCGCTGCCGCTGCGCCGCCGCCGCTACATGACGCTCGCCGTCAACGTCGGCGGCTGCGTGATCCCGTCGCTCCTGGCGATCTACGAATGCCTGCTGGTCGCTCAGCGGGGAGCCGGCGATCTCACGATCCTCGCCGCCGTGACGCTCGCCGACGTCGCGGTTTGCTATAGCCTCGCCCGCCCGGTGCCGCGGCTCGGCATCACCATCCCCGCGCTCCTTCCGCCGCTGGTCGCCGCGAGCCTGAGTCTCGTCCTGATCCCCGATTTCGCGCCGCCGGTGGCTTTCGTCGCCGGCGTGCTCGGACCGCTGATCGGCGCCGACCTGATGCATCTCAAAGAGATCGTAAGGATCGCTCCCGTGACCGCGAGCATCGGCGGCGCCGGAACGTTCGACGGGATCATTCTGTCGGGCCTCGCCGCCGCCCTGCTCGCGTAG
- a CDS encoding endonuclease/exonuclease/phosphatase family protein → MPLPVLSYNIHECVGRDRRRDPARIAEVIRQSGAEVVGLQEVHSEHNGRNELHQMNYLAEATGLQAIPGPSVERRNGHYGNALLTKHRVLSFQRIDLSVPGREPRGAIDADLEIGGEPVRFVVTHLGLNPAERRCQVQKLLAALSRERARTVVLLSDFNEWLPIGRSLRWLHARLGKTSPLCTFPARFPILPLDRIWVCPSSALLDLSIFDSPLARIASDHLPLKARVRIAEAHPAP, encoded by the coding sequence ATGCCGCTGCCGGTGCTTTCGTATAACATCCACGAATGCGTCGGCCGGGACCGCCGTCGCGATCCCGCGCGCATCGCCGAGGTGATCCGGCAGAGTGGCGCGGAAGTCGTCGGCTTGCAGGAGGTCCACTCCGAGCACAACGGACGGAACGAACTGCACCAGATGAACTACCTCGCGGAAGCCACCGGCCTCCAGGCGATCCCGGGACCTTCGGTCGAGCGGCGCAACGGCCACTACGGCAACGCCCTGCTCACGAAGCACAGGGTGTTGAGCTTCCAGCGAATCGACCTGAGCGTTCCGGGGCGGGAGCCGCGCGGCGCCATCGACGCCGACCTCGAGATCGGCGGCGAGCCGGTGCGTTTCGTCGTCACGCACCTCGGCCTCAACCCGGCCGAGCGGCGCTGCCAGGTGCAAAAGCTCCTGGCGGCGCTCTCCCGCGAGCGCGCCCGGACCGTCGTGCTGTTGAGCGACTTCAACGAGTGGCTGCCGATCGGTCGCTCGCTCCGCTGGCTTCACGCCCGACTGGGGAAGACGAGCCCCCTCTGCACCTTTCCCGCCCGCTTTCCGATCCTCCCGCTCGACCGGATCTGGGTCTGCCCGTCGTCCGCGCTGCTCGATCTCTCGATCTTCGACTCGCCCCTCGCCCGCATCGCCTCCGATCACCTGCCGTTGAAGGCGCGCGTCAGGATCGCCGAAGCGCACCCGGCGCCCTGA
- a CDS encoding GNAT family N-acetyltransferase, which produces MDASSEPQLRLARPGEAAAIAVLSRDLIEHGLRWRWTPERVAASIRAPNANVVVACAGGRIVGFAIMRYGDDTAHLDLLAVAPGHRRAGLGRRLVRWLEQCAVTAGIVSVALEVRAGNRSAQRFYRRMGYRPLARIAGYYQGKEAALRMGRDLLCRFPHRCSRLPAFGAVGLAPRRWPGSG; this is translated from the coding sequence GTGGATGCTTCTTCTGAGCCGCAGCTTCGCCTGGCACGGCCGGGCGAGGCAGCCGCGATCGCCGTGCTGTCGCGGGACCTGATCGAGCACGGACTGCGCTGGCGCTGGACGCCGGAGCGGGTGGCCGCGAGCATCCGCGCGCCGAATGCCAACGTGGTGGTCGCTTGCGCGGGCGGCCGGATCGTCGGATTCGCGATCATGCGCTACGGCGACGACACCGCCCACCTCGACCTTCTCGCCGTGGCGCCGGGGCATCGGCGGGCGGGTCTCGGCCGGAGGCTCGTCCGCTGGCTCGAGCAGTGCGCCGTGACCGCCGGAATCGTGAGCGTGGCGCTGGAAGTGCGCGCGGGCAACCGGAGCGCGCAGCGTTTCTACCGGCGGATGGGCTATCGGCCGCTGGCGCGGATTGCGGGCTACTACCAGGGAAAAGAAGCCGCTCTGCGCATGGGCCGGGATCTGCTTTGCCGGTTTCCGCACCGCTGCTCCCGCCTCCCCGCGTTCGGAGCCGTCGGCCTCGCTCCGCGGCGCTGGCCCGGGAGCGGTTGA
- a CDS encoding NTPase: MGNEKPPLRWLLTGNPGVGKTTVIRAVVQRLEGLALAGFYTGETREGGRRTGFRIVTLDGQEGILATLGSRPPVVGRYSVHLEELERLADRCLDPARSPADLYVIDEIGKMELLSSRFRRRITELLEGPANILATIARKGDGFVDRIRRRRDVELVEVTRANRDRLPEELARRIEAALGPRGTPPGALPQR; the protein is encoded by the coding sequence ATGGGGAACGAAAAACCGCCGCTTCGATGGCTTCTCACCGGAAACCCGGGCGTGGGCAAGACCACGGTGATTCGCGCCGTCGTCCAGCGGCTGGAAGGCCTCGCCCTGGCGGGTTTCTACACCGGCGAGACCAGGGAAGGAGGGCGCAGAACCGGTTTTCGGATCGTCACTCTGGACGGCCAGGAGGGAATTCTCGCGACTCTGGGCTCCCGACCGCCGGTCGTGGGCAGATATTCGGTGCACCTGGAGGAGCTCGAGCGGCTCGCCGACCGTTGCCTCGACCCCGCCCGCAGCCCCGCGGACCTTTACGTGATCGACGAGATCGGCAAGATGGAGCTGCTGTCGAGCCGGTTCAGGAGGCGCATCACGGAGCTCCTGGAGGGGCCGGCGAACATCCTGGCGACGATCGCGAGAAAGGGGGACGGCTTCGTCGACCGTATCAGGCGCCGACGCGACGTCGAGCTCGTCGAGGTCACTCGCGCGAACCGCGATCGGCTGCCGGAAGAGCTCGCGCGCCGGATCGAAGCCGCCCTGGGCCCGCGCGGCACGCCTCCCGGGGCCCTCCCGCAGCGCTGA
- a CDS encoding TIGR03618 family F420-dependent PPOX class oxidoreductase, with product MDIIAAQDFLKVNHHGVLVARRRDGSLQMTLVSPAIARDGRILITARRSTYKVKNIRRNPQVSLLVFGEKFHGSNYIQIDGEAEIVEHPQAMELVMDWHRQIRGEPESWDAVREKTRAEGRIAILVAIRRAGPQNRG from the coding sequence ATGGATATCATCGCTGCGCAGGATTTCCTGAAGGTTAACCATCACGGCGTGCTCGTGGCGCGACGGCGCGACGGCTCGCTGCAGATGACCCTCGTCTCGCCGGCGATCGCGCGCGACGGCCGCATCCTCATCACCGCGCGCCGGTCGACCTACAAGGTCAAGAACATCCGGCGCAATCCTCAGGTCTCGCTGCTGGTCTTCGGCGAAAAGTTCCACGGCTCGAATTACATCCAGATCGACGGCGAGGCCGAGATCGTCGAGCACCCGCAGGCCATGGAGCTCGTCATGGACTGGCATCGCCAGATCCGCGGCGAGCCCGAAAGCTGGGACGCCGTGCGGGAAAAGACCCGCGCCGAGGGCCGCATCGCCATTCTCGTCGCGATCCGCCGAGCGGGCCCGCAAAACAGAGGTTGA
- a CDS encoding C-terminal binding protein — protein MAKYHVVYFGSNDVPVDLIRPILAEADAEMTIRRPVSEADVVEMGRDADGIIMHGSVPLPREVIAQLKRTRVICRTGVGVDRMDLKAAAEYGIIICNAAGCNSIEVAEHTIGLLIAVSRKIVRMNQYVREGRWRRHTAELHAYRGPVYRIAGRTLGIVGLGHVGRQVAPRAQGLKLNVQAVDPYLDPRIAVDLGVKLVSLPELIRTSDFVSLHAPLTNETRRMFGREQFRAMKNTAYLINCARGGLVDTDALYDALVAGEIAGAALDVTDPEPLPADHKILTLPNVIVTCHTAANSNESYVDCQTHAAREVARVLRGEPPTTEVKDPWLLAEAQDQGFGGV, from the coding sequence ATGGCAAAGTATCACGTGGTTTACTTCGGGAGCAACGATGTTCCGGTGGACCTGATCCGCCCGATCCTCGCGGAAGCGGACGCCGAGATGACGATCCGCCGGCCGGTGAGCGAGGCGGACGTCGTCGAGATGGGACGCGACGCCGACGGCATCATCATGCACGGCTCGGTCCCCCTGCCGCGGGAGGTGATCGCCCAGCTCAAGCGGACCAGGGTCATCTGCCGGACCGGCGTGGGCGTCGATCGCATGGACCTCAAGGCCGCCGCCGAGTATGGCATCATCATTTGCAACGCCGCCGGATGCAACTCGATCGAGGTGGCGGAGCATACCATCGGGCTGCTGATCGCGGTTTCGCGCAAGATCGTGCGCATGAACCAGTACGTGCGCGAGGGCAGGTGGCGGCGCCACACCGCCGAGCTGCACGCGTACCGCGGCCCGGTTTACCGTATCGCGGGCCGGACTCTCGGCATCGTGGGGCTGGGACACGTGGGCCGCCAGGTCGCGCCGCGCGCCCAGGGGTTGAAGCTCAACGTGCAGGCGGTCGATCCCTATCTCGATCCCCGGATCGCCGTCGATCTCGGGGTGAAGCTGGTTTCGTTGCCGGAGCTGATTCGCACCTCGGACTTCGTCAGCCTGCATGCGCCGCTCACCAACGAGACGCGCAGGATGTTCGGCCGCGAACAGTTCCGCGCGATGAAGAACACCGCCTACCTGATCAACTGCGCCCGCGGCGGGCTGGTCGACACGGACGCGCTTTACGACGCGCTGGTCGCCGGGGAGATCGCCGGCGCGGCCCTGGACGTTACCGATCCCGAGCCCCTGCCCGCCGACCACAAGATCCTGACGCTGCCGAACGTGATCGTGACCTGCCACACGGCTGCCAACTCCAACGAGTCCTACGTGGACTGTCAGACGCATGCCGCGCGCGAGGTGGCGCGGGTTCTCCGCGGCGAGCCGCCGACGACCGAGGTGAAAGACCCGTGGCTGCTCGCCGAAGCGCAGGACCAAGGGTTCGGCGGGGTCTGA
- a CDS encoding VTT domain-containing protein, with amino-acid sequence MSGPRILQPGKNCWKTARSSRLKFLIDGAAYFAFLADTLAQARESILLMGWDFDSRIRLKPRSGKPAEAAAELGAFLNSLAGRRRQLHVHILVWDFAMIFALDREPVPFFGTGWRRHPRVHYHQDGSHPVGASHHEKIVVVDDAVAFVGGLDLAKGRWDTPEHRPVEPGRAEFNGAPLPPHHDVQLAVEGEIAAALGELVRSRWLRATGERLRAPSPASNRWPPGETPDIQDIEIAIARTEPPYLGSRGTREIEQLHRDAIAAARRLIYIENQYLSSAAVGEALAKRLQDPRGPEIVIVVSCSSHGWLEAATMDVLRARLLRRLREADRHGRLRVYCPTVAGLDEACLSVHSKLMIVDDDFVRIGSANISNRSMGLDSECDLAFEAGGREEVRRAIADFRDRLVAEHLGVPVERLRRARSDAQSLIRAVEALNGQPGRRLETVGGEVPQWLEPVIPETAIIDPELPVAPEKLIAEFVSFEERRPRGALMRGAALLAALVAAAALWRWTGLVQWVALDAVFEWEAWLRGTGAAPLWVFAGYLLGGLAGVPVTLLIVAAAFVLDFAPALLWSLAGSVGSAALVYGVGHVLGRKTVARFAGRRLNRVNRVIARHGVLAVAAIRLVPLAPYSLVNLAAGAVRVPFRHFILGTALGMAPGILGLTFFGRELELMLREPNEGTLLLLVAVVALLLGSVRSLRRWFEVKYAPGVRGAANGPTREERRAA; translated from the coding sequence GTGAGCGGACCTCGCATCCTTCAACCGGGAAAAAACTGCTGGAAGACCGCCCGCTCCTCGCGGCTCAAGTTTCTCATCGACGGCGCGGCGTACTTCGCCTTCCTCGCCGATACGCTGGCGCAGGCGCGCGAATCGATCCTGCTGATGGGGTGGGACTTCGACAGCCGCATCCGCTTGAAGCCCCGGTCCGGAAAACCCGCGGAAGCCGCGGCCGAGCTCGGCGCCTTTCTGAACTCGCTCGCCGGCCGCCGCCGCCAGTTGCACGTGCACATCCTGGTCTGGGACTTCGCGATGATCTTCGCGCTCGATCGCGAGCCGGTTCCCTTCTTCGGCACCGGCTGGCGGCGCCATCCCCGCGTTCATTACCATCAGGACGGGAGTCACCCCGTCGGCGCATCGCATCACGAGAAGATCGTGGTGGTCGACGACGCGGTGGCGTTCGTCGGCGGGCTCGATCTCGCCAAAGGGCGCTGGGACACCCCGGAGCACCGCCCCGTCGAGCCGGGGCGCGCGGAGTTCAACGGCGCGCCGCTGCCGCCGCACCACGACGTGCAGCTCGCCGTCGAAGGCGAGATCGCCGCGGCGCTCGGCGAGCTGGTGCGAAGCCGATGGCTGCGCGCGACCGGGGAGCGGCTCCGCGCCCCTTCCCCGGCCTCGAACCGTTGGCCGCCCGGAGAAACTCCCGACATCCAGGACATCGAGATCGCGATCGCGCGCACCGAACCGCCCTATCTCGGCTCCCGCGGCACGCGGGAGATCGAGCAGCTCCATCGCGACGCGATCGCCGCGGCGCGCCGCCTCATCTACATCGAGAACCAGTACCTGAGCTCCGCGGCCGTCGGCGAGGCGCTGGCGAAACGGCTGCAGGACCCGCGCGGACCGGAAATCGTGATCGTGGTTTCCTGCTCCAGCCACGGCTGGCTGGAGGCGGCTACGATGGACGTGCTGCGGGCGCGACTGCTCAGGCGGCTGCGCGAGGCCGATCGCCACGGCCGGCTGCGCGTCTACTGTCCCACCGTGGCGGGTCTGGACGAGGCCTGCCTTTCGGTCCACTCGAAGCTCATGATCGTCGACGACGACTTCGTGCGGATCGGCTCCGCGAACATCAGCAACCGCTCGATGGGGCTGGACTCCGAATGCGACCTCGCTTTCGAGGCCGGCGGCAGGGAAGAGGTGCGGCGGGCGATCGCGGACTTCCGCGACCGGCTCGTCGCCGAGCACCTGGGGGTTCCGGTCGAGAGGCTGCGCAGGGCGCGATCCGACGCGCAATCCCTGATCCGGGCCGTCGAGGCGCTGAACGGCCAGCCCGGCCGCCGCCTCGAGACCGTCGGCGGCGAAGTTCCACAGTGGCTGGAGCCGGTGATTCCCGAGACCGCCATCATCGACCCGGAGCTTCCGGTGGCTCCCGAAAAGCTCATCGCCGAATTCGTCTCGTTCGAGGAGCGCCGTCCCCGCGGGGCTTTGATGCGCGGCGCGGCGCTCCTGGCCGCTCTCGTGGCCGCAGCGGCGCTCTGGCGCTGGACGGGTCTCGTTCAATGGGTGGCGCTCGACGCGGTTTTCGAATGGGAAGCGTGGCTGCGCGGAACCGGAGCCGCTCCGCTGTGGGTCTTCGCAGGCTACCTGCTCGGAGGTCTGGCCGGCGTTCCGGTGACGCTCCTGATCGTCGCGGCCGCGTTCGTGCTGGATTTCGCCCCGGCGTTGCTATGGTCGCTTGCGGGAAGCGTCGGGAGCGCCGCGCTCGTGTACGGAGTCGGACACGTTCTCGGCCGCAAGACGGTCGCACGGTTCGCCGGGCGCCGCCTGAACCGGGTCAATCGCGTGATCGCGCGCCACGGCGTTCTCGCGGTCGCCGCCATCCGGCTGGTTCCTCTCGCTCCCTACTCTCTGGTCAATCTCGCCGCCGGCGCCGTTCGCGTCCCGTTTCGGCACTTTATCCTCGGCACCGCGCTCGGCATGGCCCCGGGCATCCTGGGTCTGACGTTCTTCGGCCGGGAGCTGGAGCTCATGCTGCGGGAACCGAACGAAGGGACCCTGCTTCTGCTTGTCGCCGTCGTCGCGCTCCTGCTCGGCTCGGTCAGATCCCTGCGGCGCTGGTTCGAGGTCAAGTACGCTCCCGGCGTGCGCGGGGCGGCGAACGGGCCAACTCGGGAGGAGCGCCGGGCGGCCTGA
- a CDS encoding class I SAM-dependent methyltransferase, which yields MKTPQLRWRVLLSAWLSVFLACGPVLAQPAKPYEPQVGQEGKDVVWVPTPQALVEKMLDMAKVTAKDYVIDLGSGDGRTVIAAAKRGARAHGIEYNPDMVELSRRNAAREGVSDRATFEQADLFESDFSQATVITMFLLSSINLKLRPKILDLKPGTRIVSNTFDMGEWKADETGTASGCNDWCTAFLWIVPAKVGGTWKLPQGELTLKQTFQMISGTLRSGNTVTPVSGRLDGDRITFTAGKARYTGRVSGNSMEGSVQGARSGSWSASRAR from the coding sequence ATGAAAACACCGCAGCTTCGATGGCGTGTGCTGCTTTCGGCGTGGCTGTCCGTCTTTCTTGCTTGCGGGCCGGTCCTGGCCCAGCCGGCGAAGCCGTACGAGCCTCAGGTCGGGCAGGAAGGAAAAGACGTCGTCTGGGTGCCGACGCCACAGGCCCTGGTCGAAAAGATGCTCGACATGGCGAAGGTCACCGCCAAGGACTATGTCATCGACCTCGGCTCGGGCGACGGCCGCACGGTAATCGCCGCAGCCAAACGCGGCGCACGCGCTCACGGGATCGAGTACAACCCCGACATGGTCGAGCTTTCCAGGCGCAACGCCGCCAGGGAAGGCGTGAGCGACCGGGCGACCTTCGAGCAGGCCGATCTCTTCGAGAGCGACTTCTCGCAGGCGACCGTGATCACGATGTTTCTGCTCTCGAGCATCAACCTCAAGCTGAGGCCGAAAATCCTCGACCTCAAGCCCGGAACGCGGATCGTCTCCAACACCTTCGACATGGGAGAGTGGAAGGCCGACGAGACCGGCACGGCCAGCGGCTGCAACGACTGGTGCACGGCCTTTCTCTGGATCGTCCCCGCCAAGGTGGGCGGCACCTGGAAGCTGCCGCAGGGCGAGCTCACGCTCAAGCAGACTTTTCAGATGATCTCGGGAACGCTGCGGTCCGGCAACACGGTGACGCCGGTGAGCGGCCGGCTCGACGGCGATCGCATCACGTTCACCGCGGGAAAGGCCCGCTACACCGGCCGTGTGAGCGGCAACAGCATGGAGGGCTCGGTCCAGGGAGCCCGAAGCGGGAGCTGGAGCGCAAGTCGAGCGCGCTAG
- a CDS encoding M28 family peptidase, translating to MQIRVDSRQLLRTLRAVIGERNLFRAERHLRAVEDFIESELKACGLRVESDFFSYRGRSFRNVIGRREGRPGSPLVIVGAHFDTVEGTPGADDNASGVAVLLEVARVLGREAGGPELLFCAFNLEELNMIGSTHMARRLKRAGVKVDAMISLEMVGYTDSRAGSQKYPPGLSWFYPDRGDFIGLVANWSSAGLLRKVAREMRRIRGLPVETLSVPGTGGLLPAVRLSDHSPFWDLGYPALLVTDTSFYRNPHYHAASDTLETLDLDFMARVAEAIAGALRRF from the coding sequence GTGCAAATCAGAGTCGATTCCCGACAGCTGCTCAGGACCTTGCGCGCGGTGATCGGCGAGCGCAACCTGTTTCGCGCCGAGCGCCACCTGCGCGCGGTGGAAGATTTCATCGAGTCCGAGCTGAAAGCCTGCGGGCTGCGCGTCGAGAGCGATTTCTTCTCCTACCGGGGCCGGAGCTTCCGCAACGTGATCGGCCGCCGCGAGGGGCGCCCGGGGTCTCCGCTGGTCATCGTCGGCGCGCATTTCGACACGGTCGAAGGAACGCCGGGCGCCGACGACAACGCCAGCGGCGTCGCCGTGCTCCTTGAGGTCGCGCGCGTCCTCGGGCGGGAGGCCGGAGGACCCGAGCTGCTCTTCTGCGCGTTCAACCTCGAGGAGCTGAACATGATCGGCAGCACCCACATGGCGCGGCGCCTCAAGCGGGCGGGGGTCAAGGTCGACGCGATGATCTCGCTGGAGATGGTGGGCTACACCGACTCGCGGGCGGGCAGCCAGAAGTATCCGCCGGGCCTGAGCTGGTTCTATCCCGACCGGGGCGATTTCATCGGGCTGGTGGCGAACTGGAGCTCGGCCGGATTGCTGCGCAAGGTCGCGCGGGAAATGCGCCGGATTCGAGGCCTCCCGGTGGAGACCCTCTCGGTTCCCGGAACCGGCGGGCTGCTTCCGGCGGTGCGCCTGAGCGACCATTCGCCTTTCTGGGACCTCGGCTATCCCGCGTTGCTCGTCACGGACACCTCGTTTTACCGCAACCCCCACTATCACGCCGCCAGCGACACGCTCGAAACCCTGGACCTCGACTTCATGGCGCGCGTCGCGGAAGCGATCGCCGGCGCGCTGCGCCGATTCTAG